The Desmonostoc muscorum LEGE 12446 genome includes a region encoding these proteins:
- a CDS encoding DUF5615 family PIN-like protein, translated as MKLLLDHNLSPRLVDRPDDIYPDSQHLFLIGLDQADDLTVWEYARQSGFTVVTRDADFNELSILRGFPPKVIWIRYGNCSTRQIEEILRSHLEDIQAFDKNQNLGVLTLY; from the coding sequence ATGAAGTTATTGCTTGACCATAACCTATCACCTCGGCTAGTTGATCGACCAGATGATATTTACCCAGATTCTCAGCATCTTTTTCTCATAGGATTAGATCAGGCAGATGATCTAACTGTTTGGGAGTATGCGCGACAAAGTGGATTTACTGTCGTCACGAGAGATGCTGATTTTAATGAGTTAAGCATTTTGCGAGGATTTCCTCCTAAAGTTATCTGGATTCGTTATGGCAATTGTTCAACTAGACAGATTGAAGAGATTTTGCGATCGCATTTAGAGGATATCCAAGCTTTTGACAAAAATCAAAATTTGGGAGTTTTGACACTGTATTAG
- a CDS encoding DUF433 domain-containing protein encodes MQYQNIITIEPGKRGGKPCIRGMRITVYDVLSYLASGMTYEEVLDDFPYLTREDILACLSYAADRERQMLTMQA; translated from the coding sequence GTGCAGTACCAAAATATTATTACAATTGAACCGGGGAAGCGAGGTGGTAAACCTTGTATTCGAGGAATGCGAATTACCGTATACGATGTTTTATCTTATCTGGCCTCTGGCATGACCTACGAGGAAGTTCTTGATGACTTTCCTTATTTGACACGAGAGGATATATTAGCTTGCCTAAGCTATGCGGCTGATAGAGAACGGCAAATGCTGACAATGCAAGCATGA
- a CDS encoding LapA family protein translates to MKTLAPLLTIVVVAVWVVAIAIISVQNATPVSLKFLTFQSIQMPAGLVLAFSAVIGLIGTALLQPIWDLSGSGQGNSRLEDDAEFFVDDEDF, encoded by the coding sequence ATGAAAACTTTAGCTCCTTTGTTGACAATCGTAGTTGTAGCTGTTTGGGTAGTGGCGATCGCAATTATTTCAGTTCAAAATGCCACACCAGTATCGTTAAAATTCTTAACATTTCAATCAATACAAATGCCAGCGGGTTTAGTTTTAGCTTTTAGTGCGGTTATCGGATTAATTGGTACAGCACTGCTGCAACCCATCTGGGATCTTAGTGGTTCTGGACAGGGTAATTCTCGATTAGAAGACGATGCCGAATTTTTTGTTGATGATGAAGATTTTTGA